Proteins encoded together in one bacterium window:
- the gap gene encoding type I glyceraldehyde-3-phosphate dehydrogenase, with translation MSIKIGINGFGRIGRLVLKRALAVGGIEVVGINDLTSAATLAHLLKYDSTHGRFPGQVEVDGEALVVDGHRMPVSAHKDPTLIPWKQLGARIVVESTGVFTTSADLDKHLAGGAERVVLTVPPKDAIDNIIVMGVNDEALKPTDRKVSNASCTTNCLAPVAKVLHDSFGILHGLMTTVHAYTNDQRILDYPHKDLRRARSAAVNIIPTTTGAARAVGKVIPALAGKLDGFALRVPVVDGSVVDLSCRLARATTPAEINAAMRAAAEGPMKGVLEYTEDPIVSTDVVGNSHSSIFDAKLTTVIEGDFVKVVAWYDNEWGYSCRVVDLVKRVAAL, from the coding sequence ATGTCCATCAAGATCGGCATCAACGGCTTCGGCCGCATTGGTCGACTGGTTCTGAAGCGCGCCCTGGCCGTGGGCGGCATCGAAGTCGTCGGCATCAACGACCTGACCAGCGCCGCCACCCTGGCACATCTGCTCAAGTACGACTCCACCCACGGGCGCTTTCCCGGCCAGGTGGAGGTGGATGGCGAAGCCCTGGTGGTGGACGGCCACCGCATGCCCGTCAGCGCCCACAAGGATCCGACCCTCATCCCCTGGAAGCAGTTGGGCGCCCGCATCGTGGTGGAATCCACCGGCGTCTTCACGACCAGCGCCGATCTGGACAAGCACCTGGCCGGCGGGGCCGAGCGCGTGGTCCTGACCGTTCCGCCCAAGGACGCCATCGACAACATCATAGTGATGGGCGTCAACGACGAAGCCCTCAAGCCCACGGACCGCAAGGTCTCCAACGCCTCCTGCACCACCAATTGCCTGGCGCCGGTGGCCAAGGTCCTGCATGACTCCTTCGGCATCCTGCATGGGCTGATGACCACCGTGCACGCCTACACCAACGATCAGCGCATCCTCGATTACCCGCACAAGGATCTGCGGCGGGCGCGCAGCGCCGCCGTCAACATCATTCCCACCACCACGGGCGCGGCCCGGGCCGTGGGCAAGGTGATCCCCGCCCTGGCCGGCAAGCTGGACGGATTCGCCCTGCGCGTCCCGGTGGTGGACGGCTCGGTGGTGGACCTCAGCTGCCGGCTGGCCCGCGCCACCACGCCGGCCGAGATCAACGCCGCCATGCGCGCCGCGGCCGAGGGTCCGATGAAGGGCGTCCTCGAATACACGGAGGACCCCATCGTCTCCACCGATGTGGTCGGCAACTCCCACAGCAGCATCTTCGACGCCAAGCTGACCACCGTGATCGAGGGCGATTTCGTGAAGGTGGTCGCCTGGTACGACAACGAGTGGGGTTACAGTTGCCGCGTGGTGGACCTGGTCAAGCGCGTGGCCGCACTCTGA